The Roseibium sp. Sym1 nucleotide sequence CGCGCGTCGTGGCAAACCTCCTGACGGACAACGCCTTCCTGGGGATTGCCGCCGTCGGCATGACATTCGTGATCCTCTCCGGCGGCATCGATCTGTCCGTCGGCTCGGTGATCGCCTTTACCGGCGTCTTTCTGGCTGTGATCCTGAGGGACACCTCGATCCATCCGCTGGCCGCCTTTGTCCTGGTATTGGCGATCACCATCTCCTTCGGCGCGGCGATGGGCGCCATGATCCACTATCTGGAGATGCCGCCCTTCATCGTCACGCTGGCCGGCATGTTCCTGGCGCGCGGTGCTGCCTATGTGCTGTCGACCGACAGCGTGCCGATCACCCACGAGTTCTACGACACGCTGCAGTCGCTCTACTGGAAGGCACCGGGCGGCGGCCGCTTCCGCCTGACCGGAATGATCATGCTGCTGACCTTCCTGACCGGCATCATCGTCGCCCACCGGACCCGTTTCGGCCAGAATGTCTATGCCGTCGGCGGCGGCCTGCAGACGGCCCGGCTGATGGGCGTGCCGCTTGGCTGGACCACGATCGGCATCTACGCGACGTCGGGCGGCCTGGCCGGCCTTGCGGGGATCGTGTTCTCGCTCTACACCTCCGCCGGCTACTCGCTGGCCACCGTCGGTGTCGAGCTCGACGCCATCGCGGCGGTGGTGATCGGCGGCACGCTGCTCACCGGAGGCACCGGTTTTGTCGCCGGGACATTCTTTGGCATTTTGATCATGGGGTTGATACAAACCTTTATCGTGTTCGACGGAACGCTTTCCAGTTGGTGGACCAAAATCGTCATCGGCGGTCTGCTCTTCGGGTTCATCTTGCTTCAGAAGGGTCTCACTTGGGCAACGACACTGCGCAGAAAACCAGCGACAGAGTTCGCCGCGCAATCATGACATTCGTCGCCACCGGCGGACTGGGCAGCCAGATCGGAAATCACACCGATCAGGTGGTCGAACAACTGGGTCGCGCCATCGTTGCCGGCGAGTACCCGCCGGAAACCATGATCCCGCTGGACCCGGACATCTCGGAAATGTTCGATGTGTCACGCACCGTGGTGCGCGAAGCAAAGAAGATGCTGATCGCCAAAGGGCTGATCCAGTCCAAGGCCAAGGTGGGCACCCATGTGCGGCCGGCGTCGGAATGGAACATGTTCGACCCGGATGTCCTGCGCTGGCACGCCGCCCTCAAGAACCAGCGCCCGTTCCTGGAAGACCTGTTCGAGATCCGGCTCATCTTCGAACCGGCCGCCGCCAGCAGCGCCGCCAAGCAGGCGACCGACGCCGATTGCGCGGCCCTCGCAAAACTCTGCGACAACCTGGCGACCGGCAACGACCGCGCCGCGGTCGCGGTCGCGGACCTGGAATTCCACAAGATGATCCTGAAGCTGTCCGGCAACCGCTTCCTGCAGTCGTTGGGTGACCTTGTACAGGCCGCGCTCTATTCCCTGTTCATTGCAGAAGCCAACGAGCGCAACGACCAGGAAACCTACGAATTCGTCGAACGCCACCGGGCCATTGTCACGGCGATCACCGCTGGTGACGCCAAGGGCGCCTATGAGGCCATGGAACAGGTCATCCTGGCCGGTCGGAAGATCGAGCTGAATATCTGAGGCCGGCCGCCGGCGTCACGACCGCACATTTCCAGCCTGTATCCCCCAAAGAAAAACCTCCCCTTGAGGAGGACGACAGGTCTTCCTCAAGGGGAGGTCCGTATTGGTGGCAAAGGCCGGGTGAAACAACCACCCGGCCTTTCAAGCTCAGCTGACCGGCAGCAGCGCGTCCGGAAGGTTCTGGTAGCAGACCGGGCGCAGGAAGCGGCGGATGGCGAGGGTACCGACCGAGGTCGCGCCGAAATTGGTCGAGGCCGGGTAAGGACCGCCATGGACCATGGCGTCGGCCACCTCGACACCGGTCGGGAAGCCGTTGGCCAGCACGCGGCCGGCCTTGCGTTCCAGCACCGGCATCAGCCTGCGGGCCAGATCGGTGTCGCCGTCGTCCATCTGAAGGGTACAGGTGAGCTGCCCCTCCAGGCCCTTGGCGATTTCCAGGAGCTGGACCTCGTCCTTGACGCGCACGACGATGCCGAGCGGTCCGAAGACCTCTTCGCCCAGGGTCTCATTGGCCAGCCAGTTGTCACCGGTGGTCTCGAAGAAGTACGGCGCTGCCTCGCGCGTGTCACAGCTCGTGCCGATCAGTTCGCGCACGCCGCTGGACCCGGCAACACGTTTGCTGCCGGAGCGGAAGGCCTCGGCAATACCGTCGGTCAGCATGGTCTGCGCACCGATCTCTCCGAGAGCGTCCGTCGCCGCCTTGACGAAGGCGTCGGCGTCCGGGCCGTCGAGCACCAGCACGATCCCCGGATTGGTGCAGAACTGCCCTGCCCCCATTGTGAGCGATCCGGCCCAGCCCTTGGCGATCGCCTCGCCCCGCGCGGACAGCGCTGCGGGAAGAAGGAACATCGGGTTGACGGAGCCGAGCTCGCCGAAGAACGGGATCGGCACCGGCCGCTGCGCACACAGGTCGAACAGCGCGCGGCCGCCACGCAGGGAGCCGGTGAAGCCGACGGCGGTGATCAGCGGATGCTGGACCAGCGCCTGACCGACTTCATAACCGTCGCCCTGAATGAAGGAGAAGACACCGGGATGCAGACCGCAGGACTTGACCGCCGCGGCAATCGCCTCGGCGACAATTTCGCCCGTGCCCGGGTGGGCGGGATGGCCGCGCACGACCACCGGACAACCGGCGGCAAGCGCGGAGGCGGTATCGCCGCCTGCCGTCGAGAACGCCAGCGGGAAATTCGACGCGCCGAAGACGGCGACCGGTCCGATCGGGCGCTGGATGAGCTTCAGGTCCGGACGCGGCAGCGGCTGGCGGTCCGGCAACGCCTCGTCATGACGCTTGTCCAGGTAATCGCCCTTGAGGATATGGCTGGCGAAGAGGCGCAGCTGTCCGGTGGTGCGGCCCCGCTCGCCCTGCAGGCGTGCCTGCGGCAGACCGGTTTCCGCCATGCCGATTTCCGTGATGGCATCCGCGCGGGCCTCGATCTCGTCGGCAATCGCGTTCAGGAACTTCGCGCGGTCTTCACTCGAGGAATAGCCATAGGTCCAGAACGCTTCTTCGGCGGCCCGGCATGCGGCATCGACCTGCTCGGCGGTTCCGACCGAAAAGCTGTGAGAAGCACCTGCAGCCGGCTGCGATGCAAAGGTGGCGTCACTTGCAACCCATTGTCCGGCAACGAGCTGTTTTCCGTGTGGCATGAATGTCATGACAAACCTTCTGGTTTCGAATGTGAATTCAGGCTGTCGACAGCCTAGAAGTGAAAGGCGTCCGTGGTGAGCCTGCGGCCCAGGGAGAAGGCGTCACAGACATGGATCATCGGCGACAGGTCAACGTCGCTCTCTCCGTTCTTCACCAGCTCCGCCATGCGGGCATAGAGATTGGCATATTCGTGGTTCGCTCCCTGTATAGCGGGCTCGCCCCCGATTTCCAGTCGTTCCCCCCCAAGAGACAGTTTTGCACTGCCCCTGTCGGTTTCAATATCGATGTCCCAGGTCTGCGGACCTTCCTGGCGCCAGTCGAACTCGGCGCTCATCTCGGCGCCCGTCGGGTCGGCGAAGTCCAGGCTGGCGGCAATCGGCGTTGCCCGGTTGTCCGGGAATTCCAGCGTGGCCCCGGCAAGATGTACCGGATAGGGAAGAATTTCCGTCAGGATCGACAGGGCATTGATGCCCGGATCGAAGACTCCCATGCCGCCCGGTTCCCAGATCCATTCCTGGCCCGGATGCCAGCGCCGCACGTCTTCCTTCCAGGTTATCTTCAGGCTTTTCAGCGTGCGTTCCGCGAGAAAGGCTTTCAGGGCCGGGACATTGTCGGCATAGCGCGAATGCCAGGTGGCAAACAGGGTCACGCCCTGTTCCCTGGCCAGTGCCTCGAGGGTGTAGCATTCCGCCAGGCTCTGTCCCGGCGGTTTTTCCAGCATGACATGCTTGCCGGCCTTGAGGGCCCTGGCCGCGTATTCGAAGCGGGGCTGGGGCGGAATCGCGAGCGAGACCACCGAAATGTCCGGACGCGTCTCGAGCAATTCGTCGATATCCGTGAAGTGATCTATGCCGTCGACACCGGCATGGCGGCTGACCGCCGCCTCGAGCGCCCAGTCCGCATTGGCTTCAATTGCGGGAATATGCTGATCGCGGGCGATCTTGCCGATGCCCACCAGCGCCAGTTTTTCAGCCATCAGTGAGAATCCTTCGGCACGGCGGAGCCGCGGCAGCCTTTCAGGAAATCGAAATCGGCACCGGTATCGGCACCCTGGACGTGATCGTGGAACAGGCGGGCATAACCGCTCTCCGGGACATGGTGACTGGGCGCCCAGGCCGCAAGCCGTTCAGCCAGTTCAGCATCGGAAATATCCAGATGGATTTTCCGGTTGGGCACGTCCAGCTCGATCATGTCTCCGGTGCGCACGACGGCAAGAGGGCCGCCGGCGGCCGCTTCCGGAGACGTGTGCAGGACAACGGTGCCGTAGGCGGTGCCGGACATGCGCGCATCGGAAATGCGCACCATGTCGGTGATGCCCTTCTTGAGCACCTTGGGCGGCAGTCCCATGTTGCCGACCTCGGACATGCCCGGATAGCCCTTGGGACCGCAGTTCTTCAGCACCATCACGCAGGTCTCGTCGATGTCGAGCGCATCGTCGTTGATCCTGGCCTTGTAGTCGTCGATGTCCTCGAAAACGACCGCCCTGCCCTTGTGCCGCAGCAGGTGCGGCGAGGCGGCCGACGGCTTCAGCACCGCGCCATTGGGCGCGAGATTGCCCTTCAAAACCGCGATGCCGCCCTGGCTCGTCAGCGCCTTTTCGACCGGCAGGATGACATCCTCGTTCCAGTTCTTCGCATCCTTGACCTGATCCCAGATCGCCTCGCCGGCAACCGTGATCGCGTCCTTGTGGAGCATGCCGGCTTCGCCGAGCCGCTTGATCACCACCGGCAGGCCACCGGCGTAGAAGAACTCTTCCATCAGGTATTTGCCGGACGGCATCAGGTTGACGATCGTGGGAATGTCCCTGCCGAGCTGATCCCAGTCGTCGAGCGACAGGTCCAGCCCGACCCGGCCCGCAATCGCCAGCAGATGGATGACAGCATTGGTCGATCCGCCGATGGCGCCGTTGGTGCGGATGGCGTTCTCGAAAGCCTCGCGGGTCAGGATGTCGGAGGGTTTCAGGTCGTCCTTGACCATCTGCACGATCCGGCGCCCGGACAGATGCGCCATCACCCGGCGCCGGCTGTCGACCGCTGGGATGGCGGCATTTCCGGACAGCGCCATGCCGAGCGCCTCGGCCATGGAAGCCATGGTGGAGGCGGTGCCCATGGTGTTGCAGGTCCCCGGCGAGCGGCTCATCGCCGCTTCGGCCTCCAGGAATTCCTCCTGGGTCATTTCGCCGGCCTTGACCGCTTCGGAGAATTTCCAGAGATGCGTGCCCGATCCGACCCGTTCGCCCTGGAACCAGCCGTTCAGCATCGGTCCGCCGGTCACCACGATGGACGGCAGGTCGACGGAGGCGGCCCCCATGATCAGGGATGGCGTGGTCTTGTCGCAGCCGACCAGCAGCACGACGCCGTCGAGCGGCGTCGAGCGGATCGCTTCTTCGACGTCCATCGCGGCCAGATTGCGGAACATCATCGCGGTCGGCCGCAATGTGCTTTCGCCGGTCGAGAACACGGGGAACTCGACCGGAAAACCACCGGCCTCGTAGATGCCGTGCTTGACCCGCTCCGCAAGATCCCTGAGGTGACCGTTGCACGGGGTGAGCTGGGACCAGGTGTTGCAAATGCCGATCACCGGACGGCCGTCGAAAAGGTCATCCGGCAGGCCCTGGTTCTTCATCCAGCTGCGATGATAGATGTGATCGCGGCTGGTGCCGCCGAACCATTCGGCCGAGCGCAATTTGCGCGGCCATTTTGCCGGTTTGAAAGACATGATCTAAAGCACTTTCACTTGAATGGCGGCATCTTCCGCGGGCCGGAAAACAAGCCGGTTCTTCAGGGGGACGCCGAAGCCCGGCGCTGAAATCTCGACCTCGTCGCCTTCCCGGCAGGAAACGCCGTCGGCAAAGGACAGGGTCGCGGTTCCGAACATGTGCACGTGAACATCGCCCGGCTGGCGGAAGACGCCGTATTTGAAATGATGATGTTCCAGATTGGCGAGCGTGTGCGACATGTTCGCCTCGCCCGACAGGAACGGCTTTTCCCAGAGCACCGAGCCATCCCGGTAGATCCGGCTGGTCCCCTCGACATTTTCCGGGAGGTCGCCGACCAGCAGTTCCGGCCCGAAAGACGCCGGGCGCAGCTTGGAATGGGCCAGATAAAGGTAGTTCTGGCGCTCCATGACATGGTCCGAGAACTCGTTGGCAAGCGCAAAGCCGACCCGGAACGGCGACCCGTCTTCCGCGATGACATAGACGCCGGCGATTTCCGGTTCCTCGCCGCCATCGTCGCAGAAACCCGGGCTGACCAGATCGCCTCCCGGCGCGACGGCGCAAGCGCCGTTGCCCTTGTAGAACCACTCCGGCTGGACGCCGACATGGCCGGGCGTCGGGCGTCCGCTTTCCAGCCCCATGTTGAACATCTTCATGCTGTCGGTGACGGGCGCATCGCTGTCCTTCGACTTGGCATGCATGGCGTTGCGTGTCGCGGCCGACCCCAGATGCGTCAGGCCGGTGCCGGTCAGATGCAGGTGGGCTCCGTCCGGATGGGTGATCGGCAGCAGCAGGCGGCCTTCGGCGGCCAGCTGTTCCAGATCGACCGCGGCGCCCAGTTCGTACCCGCGAATGCATTCGGTCAGGCTCTGCCCCGTCCGGATGGCTTCCTGAACCAGATGGTAGGTCGATGGAGCCCCTTTCAGGATACAGGCTTCGCTGCCGCTTCGGACGACGACCGCTTGCGCACCGGTGTCATCCAGGATCTGGGAAATCAACATGGACCTACCCTTGCTTGTTCTTGTTGTAGACGTCGAAAATCACAGCGGCGAGAAGGACGAGACCCTTGATCATCTGCTGGTAGTCGATACCGATGCCCATGATCGACATGCCGTTGTTGAGCACGCCCATCAGGAAGGCGCCGACAACAGCGCCGATGATGGTGCCGACACCGCCGGACATGGACGCCCCGCCGATGAACACTGCGGCGATGACATCGAGCTCCAGGGCAAAACCCGCCTTCGGGGTCGCCGTGTTGAGGCGCGCCGCGAAGACAAGACCCGCTGCGGCAGCCAGCACACCCATATTGGTGAAAGCCAGGAAGGTCAGGCGTTCCGTCTTGATGCCGGACAGCTTGGCGGCTTTCTGGTTGCCGCCGAGCGCGTAGATGCGCCGGCCGACCGTTGTTGTCTCCGTGATGAAGGCATAGATGACCGTCAGCACACCCATGGTGATCAGCACGTTGGGCAGGCCGCGGAACAAGGACAGCTTGAACATGACGAAAATCAGAGCAGCTGCGATGATCACGTTGCGGGCAATGAAGAAGCTTTTCGGCTCGTCCTCGATGCCATAGGCCTTGTTCTGGGCCCGCTGGCGCAGGCCGATCCACACCACGAGCGCGGCGGCCGCGATGCCCGTGCCGAGCGCGAGCACATTGACCTTGCGCGCGTCGAAGATCTCGGCCAGCGCCGCTCCGAGGCCGGCCGGGAA carries:
- a CDS encoding FadR/GntR family transcriptional regulator, producing MTFVATGGLGSQIGNHTDQVVEQLGRAIVAGEYPPETMIPLDPDISEMFDVSRTVVREAKKMLIAKGLIQSKAKVGTHVRPASEWNMFDPDVLRWHAALKNQRPFLEDLFEIRLIFEPAAASSAAKQATDADCAALAKLCDNLATGNDRAAVAVADLEFHKMILKLSGNRFLQSLGDLVQAALYSLFIAEANERNDQETYEFVERHRAIVTAITAGDAKGAYEAMEQVILAGRKIELNI
- a CDS encoding Gfo/Idh/MocA family protein, with translation MAEKLALVGIGKIARDQHIPAIEANADWALEAAVSRHAGVDGIDHFTDIDELLETRPDISVVSLAIPPQPRFEYAARALKAGKHVMLEKPPGQSLAECYTLEALAREQGVTLFATWHSRYADNVPALKAFLAERTLKSLKITWKEDVRRWHPGQEWIWEPGGMGVFDPGINALSILTEILPYPVHLAGATLEFPDNRATPIAASLDFADPTGAEMSAEFDWRQEGPQTWDIDIETDRGSAKLSLGGERLEIGGEPAIQGANHEYANLYARMAELVKNGESDVDLSPMIHVCDAFSLGRRLTTDAFHF
- the araD gene encoding L-arabinonate dehydratase, whose translation is MSFKPAKWPRKLRSAEWFGGTSRDHIYHRSWMKNQGLPDDLFDGRPVIGICNTWSQLTPCNGHLRDLAERVKHGIYEAGGFPVEFPVFSTGESTLRPTAMMFRNLAAMDVEEAIRSTPLDGVVLLVGCDKTTPSLIMGAASVDLPSIVVTGGPMLNGWFQGERVGSGTHLWKFSEAVKAGEMTQEEFLEAEAAMSRSPGTCNTMGTASTMASMAEALGMALSGNAAIPAVDSRRRVMAHLSGRRIVQMVKDDLKPSDILTREAFENAIRTNGAIGGSTNAVIHLLAIAGRVGLDLSLDDWDQLGRDIPTIVNLMPSGKYLMEEFFYAGGLPVVIKRLGEAGMLHKDAITVAGEAIWDQVKDAKNWNEDVILPVEKALTSQGGIAVLKGNLAPNGAVLKPSAASPHLLRHKGRAVVFEDIDDYKARINDDALDIDETCVMVLKNCGPKGYPGMSEVGNMGLPPKVLKKGITDMVRISDARMSGTAYGTVVLHTSPEAAAGGPLAVVRTGDMIELDVPNRKIHLDISDAELAERLAAWAPSHHVPESGYARLFHDHVQGADTGADFDFLKGCRGSAVPKDSH
- the mmsB gene encoding multiple monosaccharide ABC transporter permease, which translates into the protein MELAESDTTAAPVVKTKSIGEYLSSHLRQYGLLFALIAVMAFFQIVTDGTLLRAVNVTNLLLQNSYIIIMALGMLIVIVSGNIDLSVGSVMGFIGALAAVMIVNYDQSVLLTIIVCLAVGGLIGAAQGYWVAYWKIPSFIVTLAGMLVFRGLSLWLLEGQSVGPFPREFQVLATGFVPDIFPAGLGAALAEIFDARKVNVLALGTGIAAAALVVWIGLRQRAQNKAYGIEDEPKSFFIARNVIIAAALIFVMFKLSLFRGLPNVLITMGVLTVIYAFITETTTVGRRIYALGGNQKAAKLSGIKTERLTFLAFTNMGVLAAAAGLVFAARLNTATPKAGFALELDVIAAVFIGGASMSGGVGTIIGAVVGAFLMGVLNNGMSIMGIGIDYQQMIKGLVLLAAVIFDVYNKNKQG
- a CDS encoding aldehyde dehydrogenase (NADP(+)), which encodes MTFMPHGKQLVAGQWVASDATFASQPAAGASHSFSVGTAEQVDAACRAAEEAFWTYGYSSSEDRAKFLNAIADEIEARADAITEIGMAETGLPQARLQGERGRTTGQLRLFASHILKGDYLDKRHDEALPDRQPLPRPDLKLIQRPIGPVAVFGASNFPLAFSTAGGDTASALAAGCPVVVRGHPAHPGTGEIVAEAIAAAVKSCGLHPGVFSFIQGDGYEVGQALVQHPLITAVGFTGSLRGGRALFDLCAQRPVPIPFFGELGSVNPMFLLPAALSARGEAIAKGWAGSLTMGAGQFCTNPGIVLVLDGPDADAFVKAATDALGEIGAQTMLTDGIAEAFRSGSKRVAGSSGVRELIGTSCDTREAAPYFFETTGDNWLANETLGEEVFGPLGIVVRVKDEVQLLEIAKGLEGQLTCTLQMDDGDTDLARRLMPVLERKAGRVLANGFPTGVEVADAMVHGGPYPASTNFGATSVGTLAIRRFLRPVCYQNLPDALLPVS
- the yjfF gene encoding galactofuranose ABC transporter, permease protein YjfF; amino-acid sequence: MRSTHLPLLITIATFVLAYTLCASQYPSMLSTRVVANLLTDNAFLGIAAVGMTFVILSGGIDLSVGSVIAFTGVFLAVILRDTSIHPLAAFVLVLAITISFGAAMGAMIHYLEMPPFIVTLAGMFLARGAAYVLSTDSVPITHEFYDTLQSLYWKAPGGGRFRLTGMIMLLTFLTGIIVAHRTRFGQNVYAVGGGLQTARLMGVPLGWTTIGIYATSGGLAGLAGIVFSLYTSAGYSLATVGVELDAIAAVVIGGTLLTGGTGFVAGTFFGILIMGLIQTFIVFDGTLSSWWTKIVIGGLLFGFILLQKGLTWATTLRRKPATEFAAQS
- the araD1 gene encoding AraD1 family protein, yielding MLISQILDDTGAQAVVVRSGSEACILKGAPSTYHLVQEAIRTGQSLTECIRGYELGAAVDLEQLAAEGRLLLPITHPDGAHLHLTGTGLTHLGSAATRNAMHAKSKDSDAPVTDSMKMFNMGLESGRPTPGHVGVQPEWFYKGNGACAVAPGGDLVSPGFCDDGGEEPEIAGVYVIAEDGSPFRVGFALANEFSDHVMERQNYLYLAHSKLRPASFGPELLVGDLPENVEGTSRIYRDGSVLWEKPFLSGEANMSHTLANLEHHHFKYGVFRQPGDVHVHMFGTATLSFADGVSCREGDEVEISAPGFGVPLKNRLVFRPAEDAAIQVKVL